In Gavia stellata isolate bGavSte3 chromosome 28, bGavSte3.hap2, whole genome shotgun sequence, a single genomic region encodes these proteins:
- the ITGB3 gene encoding integrin beta-3: MGKPCVAVGILLLCAAGSWGGNICTTRGVNSCKQCLAVSPLCAWCSAEGLVQSFPRCDLRTNLLQNGCWQDYIEFPTSTITILEDRPLSNKGSESSTTTQMSPQKIQLNLRPDDSQIFRVQVRQVEDYPVDIYYLMDLSNSMKDDLRNIQNLGTKLASEMRKLTSNLRIGFGAFVDKPISPYMYISPPQAITNPCYEIGETCLPMFGYKHVLSLTDEVTRFNEEVRKQSVSRNRDAPEGGFDAIIQATVCDEKIGWRNDASHLLVFTTDAKTHIALDGRLAGIVQPNDAQCHIDNDNFYSASTTLDYPSLGLMTEKLSQKNINLIFAVTDTVVGLYQNYSELIPGTTVGTLSRDSSNVLQLIVDSYGKIRSKVELEVRDLPEELSLAFNATCLNNEVIPGLKSCMGLKIGDTVNFSIEAKVRGCPRERQKSFTIKPVGFKDSLTVVVNFDCDCSCESQAEANSSSCSQGNGTLECGVCRCNPGRLGSHCECSEEEYNPSQQDNCSPRPGQPLCSQRGECICGQCVCHSSDFGKVTGKYCECDDFSCVRFKGQMCSGHGQCSCGDCLCDSDWTGDYCNCTTRTDTCMSSNGLVCSGHGSCVCGKCDCTQPGSYGDTCEKCPTCPDACTIKKECVECKKFERGVLMQQQSCSRMCRDEIETVQELGDRGKDAVNCTYKDKDDCVVRFQYYEDSSGKSILYVIEEPDCPKGPDILVVLLSVTGAILLIGLAALLIWKLLITIHDRREFARFEEEKARAKWDTGHNPLYKEATSTFTNITYRGNM, translated from the exons ATGGGAAAACCCTGCGTGGCTGTCGGGATCCTCCTGCTCTgcgctgctggcagctggg gGGGTAACATCTGCACCACCCGCGGGGTGAACTCCTGCAAGCAGTGCCTGGCCGTGAGCCCCCTCTGCGCCTGGTGCTCTGCGGAG GGCTTGGTGCAATCGTTCCCCCGCTGTGACCTGCGCACCAATCTCCTGCAAAACGGCTGCTGGCAGGACTACATCGAGTTCCCTACCAGCACCATAACCATCCTGGAGGACCGACCCCTCAGCAACAAGGGCTCGGAGAGCTCTACCACCACCCAGATGAGCCcccagaaaatacagctgaacCTACGGCCGG ATGACTCCCAGATCTTTCGCGTCCAAGTGCGTCAAGTGGAGGACTACCCCGTAGACATCTACTACCTGATGGACCTGTCCAACTCCATGAAGGATGATCTGAGGAACATCCAGAACCTGGGCACCAAGCTGGCCAGTGAGATGCGCAAGCTCACCAGCAACCTACGCATCGGCTTTGGGGCCTTTGTGGACAAGCCCATTTCCCCCTACATGTATATCTCTCCTCCGCAAGCCATCACGAACCCTTGCTATGA GATCGGGGAAACCTGCCTGCCCATGTTTGGCTACAAACACGTCCTGTCGCTCACGGACGAGGTGACCCGCTTCAACGAGGAGGTGCGGAAGCAGAGTGTCTCACGGAACCGCGACGCACCCGAGGGCGGCTTCGATGCCATCATCCAGGCCACCGTGTGCGAC GAGAAAATCGGCTGGAGGAATGACGCTTCCCACCTGCTCGTCTTCACCACGGATGCCAAGACCCACATCGCGCTGGATGGCAGGCTGGCTGGCATCGTGCAGCCCAACGACGCCCAGTGCCACATTGACAATGATAATTTCTACTCGGCCTCCACCACACTG gacTATCCCTCTCTGGGCCTGATGACTGAGAAACTCTCGCAGAAGAACATCAACTTGATCTTTGCTGTAACGGATACGGTTGTTGGCCTCTACCAG AACTACAGTGAGCTGATCCCAGGCACAACTGTGGGCACCTTGTCCAGAGACTCCAGCAACGTCCTGCAGCTCATAGTGGACTCCTATGGG AAAATCCGCTCCAAGGTGGAGCTGGAGGTGCGTGACCTCCCCGAAGAGCTGTCCCTGGCCTTCAATGCCACCTGCCTCAACAACGAGGTCATCCCCGGGCTCAAGTCTTGCATGGGGCTCAAGATCGGGGACACG GTGAACTTCAGCATCGAGGCCAAGGTACGGGGTTGCCCACGGGAGCGGCAGAAATCCTTCACCATCAAACCCGTGGGCTTCAAGGACAGCCTGACGGTGGTGGTGAACTTTGACTGCGACTGCTCCTGCGAGAGCCAAGCCGAGGCCAACAGCTCGTCCTGCAGCCAAGGCAACGGCACGCTGGAGTGCGGCGTGTGCCGCTGCAACCCTGGGCGCCTGGGCTCGCACTGCGAGTGCTCGGAGGAGGAGTACAACCCCTCGCAGCAGGACAACTGCAGCCCCCGGCCAGGCCAACCCCTCTGCAGCCAGCGCGGCGAGTGCATCTGCGGGCAGTGTGTGTGCCACAGCAGCGACTTCGGGAAGGTGACGGGCAAGTACTGTGAGTGCGACGACTTCTCCTGCGTCCGCTTCAAGGGCCAGATGTGCTCAG GCCACGGGCAGTGCAGCTGTGGGGACTGTCTGTGCGACTCAGACTGGACCGGCGATTACTGCAACTGCACCACCCGCACCGACACGTGCATGTCCAGCAACGGGCTGGTGTGCAGCGGCCACGGCTCCTGCGTCTGCGGCAAGTGCGACTGCACCCAGCCCGGCTCCTACGGCGACACCTGCGAGAAGTGTCCCACGTGCCCGGACGCCTGCACCATCAAAAA ggaGTGCGTGGAGTGCAAGAAGTTTGAGCGGGGAGTGCTGATGCAGCAACAGTCCTGCAGCCGCATGTGCCGTGACGAGATTGAGACAGTACAGGAACTGG GTGACAGGGGCAAGGACGCAGTGAACTGCACCTACAAGGACAAGGATGACTGCGTGGTGCGGTTCCAGTACTACGAGGACTCCAGTGGCAAGTCCATCCTTTACGTTATCGAGGAGCCAG ACTGCCCAAAAGGGCCGGACATCCTGGTGGTCCTGCTCTCAGTGACGGGCGCCATCCTGCTCATCGGCCTCGCCGCCCTGCTCATCTGGAAGCTCCTCATCACCATCCACGACCGCCGGGAGTTTGCCCGCtttgaggaggagaaggccagGGCCAAATGGGACACG ggCCACAACCCTTTATACAAAGAGGCTACATCTACCTTCACCAAC
- the RPRML gene encoding reprimo-like protein, translated as MNGSFFNQTLLEQGAYPNRTQGLGMLMACCNGTSSVLATDGGSSVLAPDERSLYITRVVQIAVLCVLSLTVMFGIFFLGCNLLIKSESMINFLVKDRRPSKDVGAAIMGLY; from the coding sequence ATGAATGGATCCTTTTTCAACCAGACTCTCCTAGAGCAGGGAGCTTACCCCAACAGGACCCAGGGCTTGGGGATGCTCATGGCCTGCTGCAACGGGACCAGCTCCGTGCTGGCGACTGACGGCGGCTCCTCGGTCCTGGCGCCCGACGAGAGGAGCCTTTACATCACGCGGGTGGTGCAGATCGCTGTCCTCTGTGTCCTCTCCTTGACTGTGATGTTCGGCATCTTCTTTTTGGGCTGCAACTTGCTCATCAAGTCGGAGAGCATGATTAACTTTCTGGTGAAGGACCGAAGACCTTCCAAGGATGTGGGAGCTGCAATCATGGGACTTTACTGA